A single genomic interval of Oryza sativa Japonica Group chromosome 7, ASM3414082v1 harbors:
- the LOC4343734 gene encoding transcription termination factor MTERF9, chloroplastic has translation MAPPPPLAALRPAPFPLPRLLPCPASAAARRGAVAFSLQTNVRLLKPNRRSRRSRYPYYDHDEDEDDDEAEFEFEEGEEEEEDGYETDDDLSGLEYPGVLYSNNPRAPIKKPGREKPALKQNWEGRQPKTRDRCDTSKKVDALHAKSKASRSTGLVDIDNEVELKNESISRSLFQKLQEEYDFDDKWLPLIDYLCTFGLKESHFTNMYERHMACFQISQASAEERLEFLLSVGVKSKDMKRMLVRQPQILEYTLSNLKSHVAFLVGIGVPSARIGQIISAAPSFFSYSVEQSLKPTIRYLIEEVGIEESDVGKVVQLSPQILVQRIDSAWKSRFLFLSKELGAPKDNIVKMVTKHPQLLHYSIEDGILPRINFLRSIGMRDTDVLKVLTSLTQVLSLSLEENLKPKYLYLVNDLKNDVQSLTKYPMYLSLSLDQRIRPRHRFLVSLKKAPKGPFPLSSFVPTDERFCKRWAGTSLEKYHTFRQSMLLKGFSEKTGRKTLTSRR, from the exons atggcgccgcctccgccgctcgccgcgctccgccCCGCGCCattccctctccctcgcctcctcccctgccccgcctccgccgccgcccgccgcggcgccgtcgccttctcgCTGCAGACCAACGTGCGGCTCCTCAAGCCCAACCGCCGCTCCCGGCGATCCCGGTACCCCTACTACGAccacgacgaggacgaggacgacgatgagGCGGAGTTCGAGtttgaggaaggggaggaggaggaggaagacggctaCGAGACCGAT GATGATCTATCAGGTTTGGAGTATCCTGGTGTACTTTATTCAAACAATCCTCGTGCTCCAATCAAGAAACCAG GCCGGGAAAAACCAGCGCTGAAACAAAACTGGGAAGGAAGACAACCTAAAACACGAGACAGATGTGACACTTCAAAAAAAGTCGATGCTCTGCATGCCAAGAGTAAAGCTAGCAGATCAACTGGTCTTGTGGACATAGATAATGAAGTAGAG TTGAAAAATGAAAGTATCTCTAGAAGCTTGTTTCAGAAACTTCAAGAAGAATATGACTTTGATGATAAATGGTTACCACTAATCGATTACTTGTGCACATTTGGACTGAAGGAATCTCATTTTACAAACATGTATGAGAGACACATGGCCTGCTTTCAAATCAGTCAAGCTTCTGCAGAAGAAAGGTTGGAGTTCCTGCTAAGTGTTGGTGTTAAAAGCAAGGATATGAAGAGGATGCTTGTTAGACAACCACAAATTTTGGAATACACTCTCAGCAACCTGAAGTCTCATGTTGCATTTCTGGTGGGCATAGGTGTTCCTAGTGCACGGATAGGTCAAATTATTTCTGCTGCTCCATCATTTTTCTCTTACAGTGTTGAGCAGTCTCTGAAGCCAACCATAAGGTATCTGATTGAGGAAGTGGGCATTGAGGAGAGTGATGTGGGCAAAGTAGTGCAACTAAGCCCACAGATTCTGGTCCAGCGAATCGATAGTGCATGGAAATCTCGATTTCTTTTTCTATCAAAAGAATTAGGGGCTCCAAAAGATAACATTGTTAAAATGGTCACAAAACACCCACAGCTGCTTCATTACAGTATTGAGGATGGAATATTGCCTCGAATCAATTTCCTTAGAAGCATTGGCATGAGAGATACTGATGTTCTCAAGGTATTGACGAGTCTGACTCAG GTGTTGTCTTTGTCCTTGGAGGAAAATCTCAAACCAAAGTATCTTTACTTGGTCAATGACCTTAAAAACGATGTTCAATCCTTGACAAAGTATCCTATGTACTTGAGCTTGTCCCTTGACCAGAGAATCCGTCCCCGTCACCGTTTTCTTGTTTCATTGAAGAAAGCTCCTAAGGGTCCATTCCCTCTTAGCTCCTTTGTGCCTACAGATGAGCGATTTTGCAAGAGGTGGGCTGGGACTAGCTTAGAAAAGTATCATACATTTCGTCAGAGCATGCTGCTCAAAGGTTTTTCAGAGAAGACTGGAAGGAAAACATTAACATCGAGGCGGTAG
- the LOC112939700 gene encoding putative zinc finger CCCH domain-containing protein 51, with protein sequence MAMNKCSVLLNRAREFEPSRANGGYILSTSSYPQIRQYAASPDEHLRSLPSLLPPPPGQELPLAYLRAQRQSSGNYRGIQAQRRPLIDQTGALQSSFPESICLKEELQSLSMPRNSPNAGRNLVGHPHSSSKSSSKPCHFHFFRGYCKKGVNCQFFHGSVPELHNPRQVHPFASLSKLDMEIRELLIGIPPPVAVDRLPSMYFEKYGKPLRPDGWLTESQQHGRTGCSLTSLLMGLNTIRVVEREHGQYHVVLVEDARKKYMDCLGLAHSCNLMDTGTGSNQIYMTFPVHSKFTDDDVENYFKQFGPVSGVRIPYQEKRMFGFVSFLYTETVRLILSKGTAHFICGLRVLVKRYMEKSELRKIYRKNKQFDYREHRTSGFGVTNEHYIGNNMKKKSHRSDDLDEASAYEDSDEIILPDSLGLY encoded by the exons ATGGCTATGAACAAATGTTCAGTGCTGCTGAATAGAGCTCGGGAATTCGAGCCATCGCGTGCAAACGGTGGTTACATCCTCTCAACAAGTTCATACCCGCAGATCAGACAGTATGCAGCTAGTCCTGACGAGCATCTACGTTCCTTACCCTCACTGCTGCCTCCTCCACCGGGGCAAGAACTCCCACTGGCTTACTTGAGGGCTCAGCGTCAATCAAGCGGCAATTATCGTGGAATCCAAGCTCAACGTCGCCCATTAATTGATCAAACTGGAGCATTGCAGAGCTCATTTCCTGAATCCATCTGCTTAAAGGAAGAGTTGCAGTCTTTGAGCATGCCAAGGAATTCTCCAAATGCTGGTCGAAATCTCGTCGGACATCCTCATAGTAGCTCGAAGTCGAGTTCCAAGCCTTGCCATTTCCATTTCTTCAGGGGTTACTGCAAGAAAGGTGTCAACTGTCAGTTCTTCCATGGGTCCGTCCCTGAGCTGCATAATCCCAGGCAAGTTCACCCCTTTGCGTCGCTGAGCAAGCTGGATATGGAGATCAGAGAACTCCTGATCGGAATACCACCACCAGTCGCAGTCGATCGTTTGCCGTCGATGTACTTTGAGAAGTACGGTAAGCCCCTGCGGCCTGATGGATGGCTCACTGAGAGCCAGCAGCATGGAAGGACTGGTTGCAGTCTTACAAGTCTGCTCATGGGGCTTAACACCATCAGAGTGGTCGAGAG AGAACATGGACAGTATCATGTAGTCCTGGTGGAAGATGCTCGGAAGAAGTACATGGATTGCTTGGGCTTGGCTCACAGTTGCAACTTGATGGATACTGGCACTGGGTCTAACCAGATTTATATGACCTTCCCTGTTCACAGCAAATTCACTGATGATGATGTCGAGAATTACTTCAA GCAATTTGGGCCTGTCTCCGGTGTGCGAATTCCCTATCAGGAGAAGCGGATGTTTGGTTTTGTGAGCTTCCTATACACTGAGACAGTGAGGCTTATCTTATCAAAGGGGACAGCTCACTTCATCTGTGGATTGCGAGTTCTTGTCAAGCGCTACATGGAAAAGTCTGAACTAAG AAAAATTTATCGGAAAAATAAGCAATTTGACTATCGTGAACACAGGACATCAGGTTTCGGTGTCACTAATGAGCATTATATAG GTaacaacatgaaaaaaaaatcacacaggTCGGATGATTTGGATGAAGCTTCAGCATATGAAGATAG TGATGAGATCATTCTTCCAGATAGCCTTGGTCTCTACTGA
- the LOC9266081 gene encoding uncharacterized protein translates to MSGGGSPTDGRGPPPLGTWLRPPAQRERGAYAPMSTGFAAQAKLDQLEPSCANAIVQYANISKPSWISWYAFSARDEAIQALINEAKSYYMRFPPIQHLQQLPLLQSPSTRYDYESPSLYLEPQFQSLNIPGDGLPRDYLNAQVNVLGSDVHEMHNQRQSHPRGRHRDFFGEGSDFTIYITINFDGGRLTKENIWDYFKKFGPVINVYLSCKPGNEKYTFGFVTFENADTVSLLLSKSTPHFIFGVKVRVKRYLEWTKQEQRKLPQENDHFDNVAHRTSCANAFDGMPRDYLNAQVLGSGVPELHNQRLSHPRGSQRDFFGHNQRQSHPHGSQRDFFGQSTEFTIYITIAKNILTWKNIRDYFKKFGPVINVYIPFKPDNEKHTFGFVTFENDDTVGLLLSKSTSHSISGVEVRVKALPG, encoded by the exons ATGAGCGGCGGCGGGTCTCCGACGGACGGCCGGGGACCGCCGCCGCTTGGCACCTggctccggccgccggcgcaACGG GAACGGGGGGCATATGCTCCAATGTCAACTGGTTTTGCGGCACAAGCCAAGTTGGATCAGTTGGAGCCATCATGTGCAAATGCTATTGTTCAGTACGCCAACATATCAAAGCCAAGTTGGATCAGTTGGTATGCATTTTCAGCCCGGGATGAGGCAATACAAGCCTTGATTAATGAGGCGAAGTCATACTACATGAGGTTCCCCCCAATACAACACCTCCAGCAGCTACCCTTACTGCAGTCACCTTCAACGCGGTATGATTATGAATCCCCATCGCTCTATTTGGAGCCTCAGTTTCAG TCTTTGAACATTCCAGGTGATGGCTTGCCAAGGGATTATCTAAATGCACAAGTTAATGTTCTCGGGTCTGATGTCCATGAGATGCACAATCAGAGGCAATCTCATCCTCGTGGCCGACATAGGGATTTCTTTGGTGAAGGTTCCGATTTTACGATTTATATTACCATCAACTTTGATGGCGGCAGATTAACTAAGGAAAATATTTGGGACTACTTCAA GAAGTTCGGGCCTGTGATCAATGTCTACCTTAGCTGTAAGCCAGGGAATGAAAAGTACACTTTCGGTTTTGTGACATTTGAAAATGCTGATACGGTGAGCCTTCTCTTATCAAAGAGCACACCTCATTTCATCTTTGGAGTAAAAGTTAGAGTCAAGCGTTACCTGGAATGGACCAAACAAGAGCAAAG GAAGCTTCCTCAAGAAAACGACCATTTTGACAATGTTGCACACAGGACATCATGTGCCAATGCCTTCGATGGCATGCCAAGGGATTACCTAAATGCACAAGTTCTCGGGTCTGGTGTCCCTGAGTTGCACAATCAGAGGCTATCTCATCCTCGTGGCTCACAGAGGGATTTCTTTGGTCACAATCAGAGGCAATCCCATCCTCATGGCTCACAGAGGGATTTCTTCGGTCAAAGTACCGAGTTTACGATTTATATTACCATCGCTAAGAACATATTGACTTGGAAAAATATTCGGGACTACTTCAA GAAGTTCGGACCTGTGATCAATGTCTACATCCCCTTTAAGCCAGACAATGAGAAGCACACTTTCGGTTTTGTGACATTCGAAAATGATGACACAGTGGGGCTTCTCTTATCAAAGAGCACATCGCATTCCATCAGTGGAGTAGAAGTTAGAGTCAAAGCCTTACCTGGATAG
- the LOC112939683 gene encoding uncharacterized protein, giving the protein MLGYDSDGKLKTYWLLPGKNMSDGLRIIDRRNIDDIVLSPEAELPEVFNPSRHDYEWEDDDDDLFEENVDGDVEEGDRKKFNHKKAAGSVLKGKKVVADLSEGDTSDDEQLHLPSDDDDDEFNLKFKSFNPEDINNPIFKVGMVFSSVELVRKAISEYSMKNRVDIKMPRNDRTRIKAHCAEGCPWNFYASMDSRAKAFIVKTYEPHHKCKKEWILKRCTAKWLAEKYTESFRADGKMTIPSFAKTVQKEWNLTPSRSKLARARRLALKEIYGDEIAQYNLLWDYGNELRRSNPGSSFYLRLDEGKFSSLYFSLDVCKRGFLSGCRPIICLDGCHIKTKFGGQLLTAVGIDPNDCIYPIAMAVVEVESFSTWTWFLDTLKTELGIVNTSPWTIMTDKQKVTI; this is encoded by the exons ATGCTTGGATATGACtctgatggaaagttgaaaacTTATTGGTTATTGCCTGGAAAGAACATGTCTGATGGATTGAGGATCATAGACA GAAGAAATATAGATGACATTGTTCTGAGCCCAGAAGCTGAGTTGCCAGAGGTGTTCAACCCTAGTAGACA TGATTATGAGTgggaggatgatgatgatgacctcTTTGAGGAAAATGTGGATGGTGATGTGGAAGAGGGGGATAGGAAGAAATTCAACCATAAGAAGGCTGCAGGTAGTGTGTTGAAGGGCAAGAAAGTTGTGGCAGATTTGTCAGAAGGTGACACAAGTGATGATGAACAACTGCACTTGCcaagtgatgatgatgatgatgagttcAACTTGAAGTTTAAGTCTTTTAATCCTGAAGACATTAACAACCCAATCTTCAAAGTAGGCATGGTATTCTCTTCAGTTGAATTAGTTAGAAAGGCTATCTCTGAATATAGCATGAAGAACAGGGTGGACATAAAGATGCCCAGGAATGATAGAACTAGGATCAAGGCACATTGTGCAGAAGGATGCCCCTGGAACTTTTATGCTTCAATGGACAGCAGGGCAAAGGCCTTCATTGTTAAGACATATGAGCCCCATCACAAATGCAAGAAGGAGTGGATTCTAAAAAGGTGTACTGCAAAATGGTTAGCTGAAAAGTACACTGAGTCATTTAGGGCTGATGGGAAGATGACCATTCCTAGCTTTGCAAAGACAGTACAAAAAGAGTGGAACTTGACTCCTTCAAGAAGCAAGCTTGCAAGAGCTAGGAGGCTGGCCCTAAAAGAGATATATGGTGATGAAATAGCCCAATACAACTTGTTGTGGGATTATGGCAATGAACTAAGGAGGTCCAATCCTGGGAGTTCTTTCTATCTTAGGTTAGATGAGGGCAAATTTAGTAGCTTGTACTTCTCACTAGATGTATGCAAGAGAGGATTCCTCAGTGGTTGCAGGCCAATCATTTGTCTGGATGGTTGCCACATCAAGACCAAATTTGGAGGTCAATTGTTGACAGCAGTTGGAATTGATCCCAATGACTGCATATACCCCATTGCAATGGCTGTGGTAGAAGTTGAGTCTTTCAGCACATGGACATGGTTTCTTGATACCTTGAAGACTGAACTTGGGATAGTGAACACCTCTCCATGGACCATTATGACAGACAAACAAAAGGTAaccatttga